The Vibrio kanaloae genome has a window encoding:
- a CDS encoding carboxylate/amino acid/amine transporter: MSYLAGVTLLWAFSFSLIGVYLAGQVDSWFSVLMRVALAGIVFIPFLKFRGVSRKLIAKLMAIGGIQLGLMYCFYYQSFLLLSVPEVLLFTVFTPIYVTLIYDFLKGQFSPWYLVTAATAVLGAIFIKFAGINDNFLVGFLVVQGANLCFAIGQVGYKVVMEKESTELPQRTVFGYFYLGALCVASVAFMLLGNAEKLPTTTLQWGILIYLGLIASGLGYFMWNKGACMVNAGALAVMNNALVPTGLVVNILIWNRDVDLVRLAIGGCVILFSLFLNETWVKKRAARSASNV; encoded by the coding sequence ATGAGCTATTTAGCTGGTGTTACCCTCCTGTGGGCCTTCTCATTTAGCCTGATTGGCGTCTACCTTGCTGGTCAGGTTGATTCTTGGTTTTCTGTTTTAATGCGCGTCGCCCTTGCTGGCATCGTATTTATTCCTTTCCTTAAGTTCCGTGGCGTCTCGCGTAAGTTGATCGCTAAATTGATGGCAATTGGTGGTATCCAGCTTGGTCTGATGTACTGCTTCTACTATCAATCTTTCTTGCTACTATCTGTGCCTGAAGTCCTTTTGTTTACGGTTTTCACGCCGATTTACGTCACACTTATTTATGACTTCCTAAAAGGGCAGTTTTCACCGTGGTATTTGGTAACAGCAGCGACGGCAGTGCTTGGAGCCATTTTTATTAAGTTTGCAGGGATCAACGACAATTTTTTAGTCGGTTTCTTAGTCGTGCAAGGCGCTAACCTGTGCTTTGCTATCGGACAAGTAGGCTATAAAGTGGTGATGGAGAAGGAATCGACTGAACTACCGCAAAGAACGGTCTTTGGTTACTTTTACTTAGGTGCGTTATGCGTCGCTTCGGTTGCTTTCATGCTACTGGGCAACGCTGAGAAGTTGCCAACGACCACACTTCAATGGGGAATCCTGATTTACCTAGGCTTGATAGCCTCGGGGCTGGGTTACTTTATGTGGAATAAAGGCGCATGTATGGTGAATGCAGGCGCACTGGCCGTAATGAATAATGCCTTAGTTCCAACCGGCCTTGTAGTGAACATCCTGATTTGGAATAGGGATGTTGACCTGGTTCGACTTGCCATTGGTGGCTGCGTTATCTTGTTTTCTCTATTCCTCAATGAGACCTGGGTGAAGAAGCGCGCAGCGAGATCCGCAAGCAACGTTTAA
- a CDS encoding TnsA endonuclease N-terminal domain-containing protein, protein MGRGRKLESLKDYQRALKNRYGIGQGSEYKPWLRIQDVKSKGTRSLIYGRKSQRHHHMMSSIESEFFYLAEFSDSVIDIREQFPILPLNYTQKVASILGVEHPAHPQTKEPIIMTTDQLLTVSSLQGNSYHAVSVKPEDESDNLRVLEKIDIERVCWDLLGVKFSYFTGNDLTKTQSRNLDWVTSPFRENPVLFSNEQVDCALSIIRLGQCFIEDIHSRFVSMSIASNNDALLLIRYLIAEKFIDVDLSINIPESGVLDVKRVLMDKRGGIYGAS, encoded by the coding sequence ATGGGACGTGGACGAAAATTAGAGTCGTTGAAAGACTATCAACGGGCGCTGAAGAATAGGTATGGAATAGGCCAAGGCTCCGAGTATAAGCCTTGGCTTCGAATTCAAGATGTAAAATCCAAAGGTACTCGTTCGTTAATCTACGGTAGGAAATCTCAAAGACACCACCATATGATGTCTTCAATCGAAAGTGAGTTTTTTTATCTAGCGGAGTTCTCGGATAGCGTTATTGATATCCGAGAGCAGTTCCCAATCTTGCCTCTCAACTACACACAAAAAGTAGCTAGCATACTGGGTGTAGAGCATCCAGCACATCCTCAAACGAAAGAACCTATCATCATGACGACTGATCAGTTGCTCACGGTGAGCTCTCTTCAAGGTAACTCATATCACGCAGTTTCTGTGAAACCTGAAGATGAGTCAGACAACCTACGTGTACTCGAAAAAATTGATATTGAGCGAGTTTGTTGGGATCTTCTTGGAGTTAAATTTAGCTATTTTACTGGCAATGATTTGACAAAAACTCAGAGTCGTAACCTCGATTGGGTCACTTCTCCTTTCCGCGAAAATCCTGTTCTTTTTTCTAATGAGCAGGTCGACTGCGCACTATCTATTATTCGGTTAGGTCAATGTTTTATTGAAGATATTCATAGTCGATTTGTTTCGATGAGTATTGCTTCCAATAATGATGCCTTGTTGCTGATTCGCTACCTCATAGCAGAAAAATTCATTGATGTGGATTTGTCTATTAATATTCCAGAGTCAGGTGTATTAGATGTTAAAAGAGTGTTGATGGATAAGAGGGGAGGAATATATGGAGCTTCCTAA
- the uspA gene encoding universal stress protein UspA — protein MSYKHILVAVDLSEDSKRLVDKAVVLAKPLGAKVSFIHIDINYAELYTGLIDINMAETQHNAMEASRVQLQSFAEHAQYPIAHTLVGSGDLSHELCDTINEFNVDLVVCGHHQDFWSKLLSSTRQLINASPVDMLVVPLRDSED, from the coding sequence ATGAGTTACAAACATATTTTGGTTGCGGTCGATTTATCTGAAGACAGTAAACGACTCGTCGATAAAGCGGTTGTATTGGCTAAACCATTGGGTGCAAAAGTCTCTTTTATCCACATCGATATTAATTATGCCGAGCTTTATACTGGGCTGATTGATATCAACATGGCAGAAACTCAGCACAATGCGATGGAAGCATCACGAGTTCAATTACAAAGTTTTGCTGAACACGCTCAGTACCCAATCGCTCATACTTTAGTAGGCAGCGGTGACTTGAGTCATGAACTGTGTGACACCATCAACGAGTTTAATGTTGATCTAGTGGTCTGCGGACATCACCAAGATTTTTGGAGCAAGCTGCTTTCTTCAACACGACAACTGATCAACGCATCACCGGTTGATATGCTGGTCGTGCCTCTAAGAGATTCAGAAGACTAA
- a CDS encoding BaiN/RdsA family NAD(P)/FAD-dependent oxidoreductase, which translates to MSEKFDVIVIGAGAAGLMCAAEAGKRGRRVLVVDHAKKPGRKILISGGGRCNFTNYDVSANNFLCNNPHFVKSALSQYTNWDFISMVSKYGIEFEERAHGQLFCVNDHTAKDIVSMLLEECKQAKVEQRYRCDVHSIEKTDTGFKMHLNTDEVECDSLVVATGGLSMPKLGATPFGYKIAEQFGLSVLPTTAGLVPFTLHKEDKEAFAELSGIAIPAEITAQDGTVFKEALLFTHRGLSGPSVLQISSFWKAGQSVSINLVPEVDVAELLENSREKHPNQSLKNTLAKVLPKRFIEVLIDRKELEDKPLKQFNEKQLNGVVEHLENWKIAPNGTEGYRTAEVTLGGVDTNHLSSKTMECKSVSGLYFIGEVMDVTGWLGGYNFQWCWSSGFAAGQWV; encoded by the coding sequence ATGAGTGAAAAATTTGATGTAATCGTAATTGGTGCGGGCGCCGCGGGCTTAATGTGTGCTGCGGAAGCTGGTAAACGCGGCCGACGAGTGCTGGTGGTTGATCATGCAAAGAAACCAGGCAGAAAAATTTTAATCTCAGGTGGCGGCCGTTGTAACTTCACTAATTATGATGTTTCAGCAAACAACTTCCTGTGTAACAACCCTCACTTCGTGAAGTCAGCGCTGTCTCAATACACCAACTGGGATTTTATCTCGATGGTGAGCAAGTACGGCATTGAGTTCGAAGAGCGTGCTCACGGCCAATTGTTCTGTGTGAATGACCACACCGCAAAAGACATCGTGAGCATGTTGCTTGAAGAGTGTAAGCAGGCGAAAGTTGAACAACGCTACCGTTGTGATGTTCACTCCATCGAAAAAACAGATACTGGCTTTAAGATGCACCTCAACACCGACGAAGTTGAGTGTGACTCATTGGTTGTCGCGACAGGTGGTTTGTCGATGCCTAAGCTCGGCGCAACGCCATTTGGCTATAAGATTGCCGAGCAGTTTGGTTTGTCTGTGTTGCCGACTACCGCAGGTTTGGTGCCATTTACTTTGCATAAAGAAGACAAAGAAGCCTTCGCTGAGCTTTCTGGTATCGCCATCCCTGCTGAGATCACCGCTCAAGACGGCACTGTATTCAAAGAAGCGCTGCTGTTTACACACCGCGGCTTATCTGGTCCGTCAGTACTGCAAATCTCTTCATTCTGGAAAGCGGGCCAATCGGTCTCTATCAACCTAGTACCCGAAGTGGATGTTGCGGAGCTACTTGAAAACTCTCGCGAGAAACACCCAAACCAGAGCCTGAAAAACACCTTGGCGAAAGTATTGCCAAAGCGTTTTATTGAAGTACTGATTGATCGTAAAGAGCTGGAAGACAAGCCACTTAAACAGTTTAATGAAAAGCAATTGAATGGCGTTGTAGAACATCTAGAAAACTGGAAAATTGCGCCAAACGGCACCGAAGGATACCGCACGGCCGAAGTGACTCTAGGCGGTGTAGACACCAATCACCTATCTTCAAAAACCATGGAGTGTAAGAGTGTCTCTGGCCTCTACTTTATCGGTGAAGTGATGGATGTAACTGGCTGGCTGGGTGGCTACAACTTCCAATGGTGTTGGAGTTCTGGCTTTGCCGCAGGGCAGTGGGTTTAG
- the ftnA gene encoding non-heme ferritin, producing the protein MLSKTMVEQLNDQINLEFFSSNLYLQMSAWCEDKGFEGAAEFLRVHAVEEMGHMQRLFTYVSETGAMPILGAIEAPKHEFDSLGAVFRETYEHEQMITQKINKLAHVAFSTQDYSTFNFLQWYVAEQHEEEKLFKGVLDKLELVGEDGKALFFIDKDLAQLAKDGSSSIMETPAV; encoded by the coding sequence ATGCTGTCTAAAACAATGGTTGAGCAACTGAACGATCAAATTAACCTCGAATTTTTCTCATCCAATCTATACTTACAAATGAGTGCTTGGTGTGAAGACAAAGGATTTGAAGGTGCAGCAGAGTTTCTGCGTGTTCATGCAGTAGAAGAAATGGGACACATGCAACGTCTTTTCACTTACGTAAGTGAAACGGGTGCGATGCCAATTCTAGGTGCGATTGAAGCGCCAAAACATGAATTTGATAGCCTTGGTGCAGTGTTCCGTGAAACTTATGAACATGAGCAAATGATTACTCAAAAAATCAACAAACTCGCTCACGTCGCTTTTAGCACACAAGATTACTCAACCTTTAACTTCTTGCAATGGTACGTTGCAGAGCAACACGAAGAAGAAAAATTATTTAAAGGTGTATTAGATAAGCTAGAACTTGTTGGTGAAGACGGTAAAGCACTGTTCTTTATTGATAAAGACTTAGCGCAATTGGCAAAAGATGGTTCATCTTCAATTATGGAAACTCCTGCTGTTTAG
- the uspB gene encoding universal stress protein UspB, with amino-acid sequence MISGDTILFALMVVTCVNWLRYFTALRTLIYIMREAHPLLYQQVDGGGFFTTHGNMTKQVRLFSYIKSKEYHHHHDEVFTSKCDRVRQLFILSVSLLGVTLLSSFIV; translated from the coding sequence ATGATCAGCGGCGACACTATTCTATTTGCACTAATGGTTGTGACATGTGTGAACTGGTTGCGTTATTTTACTGCGCTACGAACACTCATTTATATTATGCGAGAAGCGCACCCTTTGCTTTATCAACAAGTAGACGGAGGCGGTTTTTTCACAACCCATGGCAATATGACCAAACAGGTTCGCTTGTTTAGTTACATAAAAAGCAAAGAATATCATCATCACCATGATGAAGTTTTCACATCGAAATGTGATCGAGTGAGGCAGCTATTTATACTTTCTGTCTCTTTGCTGGGTGTAACGTTACTATCTTCGTTCATCGTTTAA